The DNA sequence GCGGCAGGCTGCCGCGCGGCCCCGGCACCGGCACGTTCGCGGTCGTCCGGATGTTCACGACGGCCGGCCCGACCTTTTCGACCAGATCGGCGAAGTCGGGCAGGCTGCCCGGGGGAGGCGTGACAGCGGACGCGGTTTGCGGGACGAACGGCAGGCAGGCGCACAGCGCCGCCGCCGCGAGCACTTTGCGCAGCGTGATTTTCGTCATGTCGGGAGCCGTAGCGTTACTTGGAAGCCTTGTATTCTATGGCAGACGCGAACTGCTGCAACGTGGCCGGGGGCACTTCGCCGAGCACGGTGATCCAGTAGTCGCCGCGGCGCTTCACGAGCACGTGCGTCGCGCCGGTGCTGCCCGCGCCTTCCTTGCGCGTATTCTTTTCGGCCGGCTCGATGAAGACCGAGATCGTCGCCAGCCCGTCGGTGAAGACGGCCTGGTCGACCGGAATCGGCGGATCGCCTGCGTCGCGCGCGGCCATCGGCCGGCGCACCTCGCGAATCTTGCGAAAGCCGGCGATCGTCGGCGCGATCTGCCAGCCCTGCGCTTCCATGTCGACCGTCGCAACCGGCGGGCGGACCACCGTCCAGCCGCTCAGATTGCGCATGCCGGCCGCGATCGCGGACTTATCGCCGGCGGCACCGCCCGTCTGCAACTGCGAGAACGCGACCTGCTCGAGCACGTGATCACTCGCGTCGAGCGTCTGCGAACGCAGCAGCAACCCGGTGCGCGCATCGGCCCACAGCTTGTACGTGAAGCGGTACGCATCCTTCGGCACGAGCTCGACGACCTGCGCATCGACGCCGGCGACGCGGTCGCGGCCGAGCAGCTTCGCGTCATAAACGGACATCACGTGCTCGCCCGGCGCACCGAGCAGCGCGGGGAACGAATCGCGCGTCTGGCGGCGCTCGACCACGCAGAGCTTGCGCTCGGGGACGAACGTATACAACTCGTCGTTGTGCCGCAGCACCTTGCGCGGCTTGCCGTCGAGTGACTCGATGCGCTCGAATTCGCCGTCACGCGACGCGACGTGCGCAATGCGCGACGATTGCACGTAGCCGCCGCGCTGGTAGACGAACGTGCCTTCGTAGCTCTGCTGCTGCGCCGCCTGCTGGATGCGGTCGAGCCAGTCGGCCGCGCCCTTGCGG is a window from the Burkholderia vietnamiensis LMG 10929 genome containing:
- a CDS encoding MucB/RseB C-terminal domain-containing protein, encoding MRTLQLNHAISGWKRLPALLLCAAALLSVQSLPASAQQPDDPVATRKGAADWLDRIQQAAQQQSYEGTFVYQRGGYVQSSRIAHVASRDGEFERIESLDGKPRKVLRHNDELYTFVPERKLCVVERRQTRDSFPALLGAPGEHVMSVYDAKLLGRDRVAGVDAQVVELVPKDAYRFTYKLWADARTGLLLRSQTLDASDHVLEQVAFSQLQTGGAAGDKSAIAAGMRNLSGWTVVRPPVATVDMEAQGWQIAPTIAGFRKIREVRRPMAARDAGDPPIPVDQAVFTDGLATISVFIEPAEKNTRKEGAGSTGATHVLVKRRGDYWITVLGEVPPATLQQFASAIEYKASK